The DNA segment TGCCACAAAAAGTCATATAGATTCCATATTTCCCATTTCTCATTAACTGATTTTTtccattgtgctgctgccatttgactggctgattagataacagTATGACTGTGCAGGTATagcagtgttcctaataaagtaacTGTGGCTTGGCTTCCAGGTTTAACCCAGAAAACTACAATATGCACCATGAAGtacaatacaacattatttaCTTCAAAAAGATTTCATCTTTCAAATCTGCTGAAGGTTCAAGCACAAGCAGTCctcttttatataaattttatttgttagattaaatataaataatcaatCTCTTTATTTGTCCTTTCTTTGTAATCCAGGACAATGTTTCAGGCAAAGTTTTGGACACTTCGCCAGCACTTTGTGGGTTTTCCCAAGCACAGTGACTTTGAACTGAAAGAAGAGAAACTGCCAGAACTACAAGATGGAGGTCTCTGGCACACAATAAATCAACTATAATGATGAACTAGAGAACATCATGTACTGACTAAAAGAGAattcgttcgttcattcatcttcagtaaccacatTTTCATTCTCTGTTACATAATTTTCTCATAGTAAGACgagatttcttttaaaatgttgTCTGCTAGGTAAATGATGACCATGATGATATCATGGACATGGTCAGCTGTGTATTGAAAAAGAAACACCACAAGGTGTCAGTAGTCTCACAATAAGCAGGCAGATGCACGTTAATACTTAGAAGCACTACTGCGAAAGCAGCTCTCCTTTCTGAAGGTCATTTATATTTTAGTGAATAATTAGATGAATAATTCAAATCATAAATGTTAAGATACACAGTAGTGCTGCAGCCCTCAGTGACATCCTGCTTTTATTAACAGGAGATCCTAATGTATCTAATGTTCCGTATAGGAAATATGTCAAAACAGGCATACGTCTCATGcattatgcatatatatatatatatatatcatcttGATTTGGTGCAGTTTTTGGAACCGGGAATTTGTGCTGATTTTGTTGCCTAGGAATTGATTCTCTGTTTGTGCATTTAAAAATTTCCTACATTTCAGGATCTCCCCTGCTGATTTGGTGCAAAATTTCCACAAGATCCACAGATCTTAAGGATCAAAACCCAGCAAACAGATTATTAGAGATATACCTtcttaataaaatgaatacaatATGTACATACTGAAAGTATCTTTTGAAGGTAGAAGGCAGGTAGATACATAGATTGCTAGcttgctagatagatagatacatggaACGCTAGGATAGtatattgaatattttattcatcccagAGGGAAACTTTTGGTGTAAACCAGCTAAAAGAATGAGTGACAACAATTTCCAATCTTTCCAATctaattaataaacacacacacacacacacacacacacacaaagcttctatttttagattttatgtaAATTGACTATGAAATAGTTTTATGTCTGACAGGATTACCTTAAACTCAtaattttaaaagtaaataaacaaacatacatacatactgtgcACAATGCTGATATTTTGTATTGCAATTGTTTCAGAGGTGCTGCTGGAGGTGGTTTTCTTAAGTGTAGATCCATATATGAGGTCAGTAGAGCACCCTGTTACTTGCACTGATGTTTAGTATATGCTACAGTATTTTcgttaattaatttatttatttattaatttattaatttattgtcATACATTCGCAGGCCATTCAGCCGATCACGAATGAAGGAAGGAGACACAATGATTGGAACCCAAGTGTCCAAGTAggatttacatatttataccAGTGTATaatgtttgcacacacacacacacacacacatacacacacaaatagtgaaataaatacagaattgAAAATTTAAGGAAAGGATTTATATCTGAGAACTGGTGCTTCTGCtttaagaaacagaaaagaaactATTACTGTTGTAGTTGTACTGctcttatatttatatttgcctaCTATGATAATCCCTTatgtaaccaaaaaaaaaaaagccctgtaTCTCTGTTACTCCCTTGAGTATACTGAGAAAATGTAACAGACAGTCTTCCTCTAGCAAAAATGTAAATCCTCTGGCCCAAATACTGTAGAAGCACACACATTTTCAGGGCAATATTAGCAAAGGCCTGTACCTATGTACCTAGATCTTTCAGGCTTGTGTTTTTCATGCCACTGATTAAGACGCCTAACCTCAACTTATGTGAACTGTTAAGGCCAATATATGTCCCCCTCTTCCATTTATTCACAAGGTCCAAGAAAAGCTGTAGCTCAACAGCAAAGCTAATGCATGCATGGGAATTGCATATATAAAATGCTATAGtccatttacattacatttctggcatttggcagatccagagtgacttacaatttatacaactgagtaataaagggttaagggtcttgctcaagggcctagcTATAGCAGCTTGGCagacctcacaaccttctgatcagtagtgcaacaccttaaccactaagttacgACATCCCCAGTTAGGCCTTGTTGCAGTGCACAGATAGGACTGGTTAAAGTAGTGAATGTCCCATTGCTGACCTCTGATCATCATCGCGTAACTTTGGAAATGGCACAAATGActaattttttaaaagtattttgaTGCTGTACTGGAGAGACTGAGAATTAAACAGGAGCCCAGACAAACCAATTAAACAGATAGAACAAAACCCACTCTTTTAAGAATAAGAACACTTATTGACCAAAATCAGAAAATACGCTTTAACTGCTACGCTAGGTACATTTTAAGTAAGCAGGTTTTTTAGATCTATTCCCAGTTGAATGTGTTGAAATTCATATCTGTGCTAATCACCCAAACCCTACAGTGGTGAAGGATACTTGTTCTTGATTAAAGAATATGGAcccaacacacactttctctttctttaggGTAGTCCAGAGCAGAAATCCTCACTATCCTGTAGGCAGCTATGTAGTTGCAAACTGTGGCTGGAggacacactctctgtctgatGGCTCTGACCTCAGGATGATTCACTCTGACTGGCCAAAGGATCTGCCTATGTCTCTGGCTCTTGGGACTGTCGGCATGCCAGGGTATAATTACACTGATGATCATGATCatgaatattatataaatattgctAGGGATAAAAGTGTTTTTTCTTGAATTTCTCTGTGCAGACTGACTGCTCTCTATGGTCTTGAGGAAATCTGTAAACTTAAGCCAGGAGAAACCCTTCTGGTTAACGCTGCAGCTGGAGCGGTGGGCTCTGTGGCCGGACAGATCGCCAAAATCAAGGTCATATTGTGTGAAGAACTTATTCAGATGAGTGAAAATGACTTTAGGGTTATTACACAAATCTGAATATTAGACATTCAGGGTCCAGACTATTCAAATTAGACCTGCCCATtcagcttttttaaaaataattcattaaaagtAATTGAATGTTTAACATTTCTTTCATTCTGCAGGGTTGCAGAGTGGTGGGCTGTGCGGGCTTAGACAGGAAGGTCTCCTATCTCAAAGAGCTCGGCTTTGACTATGCCTTCAGCTACAAGACCATCAGCTCCCTGAAGGACACACTCCTAGAGGCAGCAGCACAAGGATACGAATGCTACTTTGAGAATGTAAGAGCTGATGCATCTGAACATATAGAACCCAATTATCAGCAACAAGatgtttttaatgtattaaatttcATTATCTTTATCAGTTGTCCTAAGAGTATGCAAATAGTCACACCTGTACGTCATAGTACATATTTGGGGtgatggtagctcaagtggttaaggttctgggtcgttgactggaagatcaagGTTCCAagctgccaagctgccaccgctgggtccttgagcaaggcccttaaccccacctgctccaggggcactgcatcatagctgaccctgtgctctgacaccaacccctaaggatgggatatgcaaagaaagaatttcactgtgcagtagtGAATATGTGACAAAGAAGGACAACTTAACTTACATGTTTCTCTATTAGAAATATTGTTTGTGCACTAATCTACTCTATCATCATTTTAAACAATTGGTAATGTTTTACATAAAAGTTCCCTTAACTAAGATTATTACTGCTTTTGTTACATTATTGTCCACACTAGTTACACCATGTACAATGTTTACATTGTTAACTAATGTTAAAAAAGTACCAAAACACATACTAATTTCCACTTGTTTAAAAGGTATTAAAATACAAGTTTAAAGTTCTAAAAATAAGTCCACATAAATTACATAACAAGGATGGGGactgtggcttagtggttagcacattgcACTGCTTTGCACCTCTAAGGGTTCCTACCTCTGCCCTGTGTACacggagtttgcatgttttccctatGGAGGGGTGTTTCctccggtttcctccaggtaatccggtttcctcccctagtcctgattggcatctctaaattttcTGTgaatagactgtgtgtgtgatatggatTGGCACACTGTCCCATGTGTCCTCTGCCTGAGTCCTTGGAATAGATTCCAGGTTCCCTGCgatcctgtgtaggataatcggttttttaatggatggatggaaattaCAGAATGTAACTAAATATAGCTTAGTGTACTCTGGCTCTAAATATTGGAACTAAATTCAGAGTTCCACCAGTTAACAACTTTACTGAAAATCTTCATTATGGTGTTGATTCGCATTGAACACTAGTGTTCATTTTACTTATTAATGGTATGAATGTTGGTTAATACAGgtgtttatttgaattattgtTGCTAATATTGTTATGCTGTTTGCAATGTGTGAATGCAAAGCTTCAAGCTTTCTTCTTGTTAACTAATGCATCACATGtcacttaaaaaaaagtgttaaaagcatttatttaaagaacTATGACTTATTTAAGGATCAGGATCATTCCTCTGTGTGCAGGTAGGTGGAGAGTTCAGCAGTGTCGCTCTGACACAAATGAAGGAGTTTGGCAGGATCGCTGTCTGTGGGAACATCGCCACCTACAACGACACCGAATTACAAACAGGTACACAGGGCTGCTGATCACACCAGTTCTGCCAGGATAGCACAAAATAAACAGGAATATAAAGTAGTTCAATTACCGTGTTCAATTTGAAGCTGAGGATAAGCATTACATACAATTCTCCATGTAAAACCATTCATTTCAAGTTTATTTACAAGACCCAGTATAAAGCACATTTCTCAATCCTTAGATCTTACAGTGTTTCACAATAAATTGTATAGAAATACTTTAGtgagtgacaaaaaatgaaAGCTGTTTCTAGTCCTGATGTCATGTGATGTGTGTTACAGGGCCATACATTCACACTCTTATGAACATTAGGCAGCTGCGTATGGAAGGATTTATGGTGAATCGATGGATGCACAAAGACCATGACTCACTCCAGAGACTTCTGGACTGGGTAAAagaggtaagagagagagagagagagagagagagagagagaggacgaaAGGTAGCATCTGGCTACCACACAATACAGAAAGACTTCAAAGGGTGCTGCTTAATTATAGTTATAGAGCCCATTAGAACCCATCTCATCACCATTCTCATGAATTTTGCAGCAGTTTTCAAAGCAGCTGATTAACATGTTATTGAATAGAACTTAATGAAATGCCCTGAACAGGATGAGTGTAACAGAGGAGAATCAAAGAGACCCGGTAAAGGACAGAATGGACGGTTCACGGCTCTAAATATGAAATCGCTTGTACATATGTGGGCAATCTGTCTTATTTACAATCATCCTTTGTATTCATTTCAtggctgtatatatatactaataTTGGCctttagattcaagattcaagaatctttattgtcatttcaaccacatatagctgacgcagtacatagtgaaatgaaacaacgtttctccgggacctggtgctacataaacatacaacatacactatattgccaaaagtattcgctcacctgccttgactcgcatatgaacttaagtgacatcccattcctaatccatagggttcaatatgacgtcggtccaccctttgcagctataacagcttcaactcttctgggaaggctgtccacaaggtttaggagtgtgtttatgggaatttttgaccattcttccagaagcgcatttgtgaggtcacacactgatgtaggacgagaaggcctggctctcagtctccgctctaattcatcccaaaggtgttctatcgggttgaggtcaggactctgtgcaggccagtcaagttcatccacaccagactgtcatccatgtttttatggaccttgctttgtgcactggtgcacagtcatgttggaagaggaaggggccagctccaaactgttcccacaaagtggggagcatggaattgtccaaaatgtcttggtatgctgaagcattcagagttcctttcactggaactaaggggtcaagcccagctcctgaaaaacaaccccacaccataatcccccctccaccaaactttacacttggcacaatgcagtcagacaagtaccgttctcctggcaaccgccaaacccagactcatccatcagattgccagatggagaagtgcgattcgtcactccagagaacgcgtctccactgctctagagtccagtggcggcgtgctttacaccactgcatccgacgctttgcattgcacttggtgatgtatggcttggatgcagctgctcggccatggaaacccattccatgaagctctctgcgcactgttcttgagctaatctgaaggcc comes from the Hemibagrus wyckioides isolate EC202008001 linkage group LG03, SWU_Hwy_1.0, whole genome shotgun sequence genome and includes:
- the LOC131347422 gene encoding prostaglandin reductase 1-like, which encodes MFQAKFWTLRQHFVGFPKHSDFELKEEKLPELQDGEVLLEVVFLSVDPYMRPFSRSRMKEGDTMIGTQVSKVVQSRNPHYPVGSYVVANCGWRTHSLSDGSDLRMIHSDWPKDLPMSLALGTVGMPGLTALYGLEEICKLKPGETLLVNAAAGAVGSVAGQIAKIKGCRVVGCAGLDRKVSYLKELGFDYAFSYKTISSLKDTLLEAAAQGYECYFENVGGEFSSVALTQMKEFGRIAVCGNIATYNDTELQTGPYIHTLMNIRQLRMEGFMVNRWMHKDHDSLQRLLDWVKEGKLQCKEHVTEGFDNMPAAFMAMLNGANTGKAIIKNIKIKYEQLTNHCHFVCFLNSLGICVAIIQRHGPQLDLKLSES